From Streptomyces sp. 6-11-2, one genomic window encodes:
- a CDS encoding IS256 family transposase yields MTAPDSLPLHALAEDNLASASPDLLRAMVKTFADALMSAEADALCNAEYGQVSAERVNHRNGYRPREWDTRAGTVELAIPKLRSGSYFPHWLLERRRRAEQALISVVATAYLLGVSTRRVEKLAESLGVTQLSKSQVSAMARHLDEQVTAFRNRPLDAGPYAFVWVDALTQKVREGGRIINVHALIAVGVNADGHREILGLDVATAEDGAGWLAFLRSLIARGLSGVQLVVSDAHAGLVDAIGAVLPGASWQRCRTHYARNLLSQVPKSAQPWVATLLRTVFEQPDTDAVKAQMSHVLDALEAKFPKAAAHLDAAQHDLLAFTAFPRESWRQIWSNNPQERLNKEIRRRTDVVGIFPDRTAVIRLVGAVLAEQNDEWTEARRYMGLDLLAKARLHPIESETDYTALPTELTA; encoded by the coding sequence TGGTCAAGACGTTCGCCGACGCGCTCATGTCCGCGGAGGCTGACGCTCTGTGCAACGCCGAATACGGGCAGGTCAGCGCGGAGAGAGTGAACCACCGCAACGGCTACCGCCCACGTGAGTGGGACACCAGGGCGGGAACCGTAGAACTGGCCATCCCCAAGCTCAGGTCCGGCAGCTACTTCCCGCACTGGCTCCTCGAACGGCGCCGCCGGGCCGAGCAGGCCCTGATCTCGGTGGTCGCCACCGCCTACCTGCTCGGTGTTTCCACCCGGCGGGTCGAGAAGCTCGCCGAGTCCCTCGGCGTCACCCAGCTGTCGAAGTCCCAGGTCTCCGCGATGGCCCGGCACCTGGACGAGCAGGTCACCGCGTTCCGCAACCGGCCCCTGGACGCCGGACCGTATGCGTTCGTCTGGGTCGACGCCCTCACGCAGAAGGTCCGCGAGGGCGGCCGCATCATCAACGTCCACGCGCTCATCGCGGTCGGGGTCAACGCCGACGGCCACCGCGAGATCCTCGGCCTGGACGTCGCCACCGCCGAGGACGGCGCCGGATGGCTCGCCTTCCTGCGCTCACTGATCGCTCGCGGCCTGTCCGGCGTCCAACTCGTCGTCTCCGATGCCCACGCCGGCCTGGTCGACGCGATCGGCGCCGTCTTGCCCGGCGCATCCTGGCAGCGCTGCCGCACCCACTACGCCCGCAATCTGCTGAGCCAGGTCCCAAAATCGGCCCAGCCCTGGGTGGCCACCCTGCTGCGGACTGTCTTCGAACAGCCCGACACCGACGCGGTGAAGGCCCAGATGTCACACGTCCTGGACGCACTGGAGGCCAAGTTCCCCAAAGCCGCCGCCCACCTCGATGCCGCCCAGCATGACCTGCTGGCCTTCACCGCCTTCCCCCGCGAGAGCTGGCGGCAGATCTGGTCAAACAATCCGCAGGAACGGCTGAACAAGGAGATCCGGCGTCGCACCGACGTGGTCGGTATCTTCCCCGACCGCACGGCCGTGATCCGGCTCGTCGGTGCCGTGCTGGCCGAGCAGAACGACGAGTGGACCGAAGCCCGCCGCTACATGGGACTCGACCTGCTCGCCAAGGCCCGCCTCCACCCGATCGAGTCGGAAACCGACTACACCGCCCTGCCCACCGAACTCACCGCATAG
- a CDS encoding helix-turn-helix domain-containing protein yields the protein MSENLTLGDRLRTARRTRKLSAAQLAQKVAVSPSYVQKLESGARKASPSLVLALAKALRFGPEVLTGQPYYGEPEAEDGVHAVIPELRRLLLCYDTPDDLEIAPRALPVLASEVDQVAALRRDARYAPMGPLLPPIITELTHVPSTAATVTGTGRSGISRAPTAP from the coding sequence ATGAGTGAAAACCTGACGCTGGGAGACCGTCTCCGTACGGCACGCAGGACACGGAAGCTGTCTGCCGCCCAGCTGGCACAGAAGGTCGCAGTCTCCCCGAGCTACGTGCAGAAGCTGGAGTCCGGCGCGCGGAAGGCCTCACCGTCGCTGGTGCTGGCGCTCGCCAAGGCGCTGCGCTTCGGTCCCGAGGTCCTGACCGGGCAGCCGTACTACGGTGAGCCGGAAGCCGAGGACGGCGTTCACGCTGTCATTCCCGAGCTGCGCCGCCTCCTGCTCTGCTACGACACCCCCGACGACCTGGAGATCGCCCCGCGCGCGCTTCCTGTGCTCGCCTCGGAGGTCGACCAAGTGGCGGCCCTGCGTCGTGACGCACGCTACGCCCCGATGGGCCCCCTCCTGCCGCCGATCATCACCGAGCTGACGCACGTGCCCTCGACGGCAGCAACGGTGACAGGAACAGGGCGTTCTGGCATCTCGCGCGCGCCTACCGCGCCGTGA